From Azospirillum baldaniorum, the proteins below share one genomic window:
- a CDS encoding GNAT family N-acetyltransferase, protein MDEALVIRDARPSDAVGIAKVHVATWQSTYPGLVPDTYLVNLSEAAAAMRWHNAVQAHGPGQGALVAVDAADSVVGFATYGGRRIPVEGYEGEFYALYLLDEAQGQGLGRRLMATMAERLQEGGKHTAVVWCLRDNPARWFYERLGGVRVAERPIRFAGKELVEIAYGWRDLAPLARLSTGPEMR, encoded by the coding sequence ATGGATGAAGCGCTGGTGATTCGCGACGCGCGCCCGTCGGACGCGGTGGGCATCGCCAAGGTCCATGTCGCCACGTGGCAATCCACCTATCCGGGCCTCGTCCCCGACACCTATCTCGTCAACCTGTCGGAAGCCGCCGCGGCGATGCGCTGGCACAACGCCGTCCAGGCGCACGGGCCGGGGCAGGGCGCCCTGGTCGCGGTGGACGCTGCGGACTCGGTGGTGGGATTCGCCACCTACGGCGGGCGCCGCATTCCCGTGGAAGGGTACGAGGGCGAGTTTTACGCCCTCTACCTGCTGGACGAGGCGCAGGGGCAGGGGCTGGGCCGCCGCTTGATGGCGACCATGGCCGAGCGGCTCCAGGAGGGCGGCAAGCACACCGCCGTGGTCTGGTGTCTGCGCGACAACCCGGCGCGTTGGTTCTACGAGCGGTTGGGCGGTGTCCGCGTGGCGGAGCGGCCGATCCGCTTCGCCGGGAAGGAACTGGTGGAGATCGCCTATGGCTGGCGCGACCTCGCGCCGCTTGCACGCTTGTCCACGGGCCCCGAAATGCGGTAG